AATGCGCCGCGGCGCTTGGGACATCCATGAGCGCGTCAAGGACATGGATCTCAACGGCATCTACGCATCGCTGAACTTCCCCTCCTTCCTTCCGGGGTTCGCGGGCCAAAGGTTGCAACAGGTGACCACCGATCGCGACCTGGCGTTGGCCTCGGTCCGCGCCTGGAACGATTGGCACCTCGAGGTCTGGGCCGGGTCCTACCCGCAGCGCATCATCCCGTGCCAGCTGCCGTGGCTGCTGGACCCCGAGCTCGGCGCCGCGATGATCTACGAGAACGCCGAACGCGGCTTTCACGCCGTCACTTTCAGCGAGAACCCGGCGCTGCTGGGCTTACCCAGCATCCACTCCGGGCACTGGGACCCGATGATGGCCGCCTGCGCCGAGACCGGCACCGTCGTCAACCTGCACATCGGGTCGTCGGGGTCCTCGCCGTCCACCACCGAGGACGCGCCGCCCGACGTGCAGGGCGTCCTTTTCTTCGCCTATGCCATATCCGCCGCGGTCGACTGGCTGTATTCCGGGCTGCCCAGCAGGTTCCCCGACCTCAAGATCTGCCTCTCCGAAGGCGGAATCGGCTGGGTCGCGGGGCTGCTCGACCGCCTCGACCACATGCTCAGCTACCACGAGATGTACGGCACCTGGCGGGCGCTCGGCGAAACCCTCACGCCCGCCGAGGTGTTCACCCGCAACTTCTGGTTCTGCGCCGTGGAGGACAAATCGTCGTTCGTGCAGCGCGACCGCATCGGCGTGGACAACATCATGCTCGAGGCCGACTACCCGCACTGCGACTCGACGTGGCCGCACACGCAGGAAACGATCCACCAGGAGATCGGCGACCTCCCGCCGGACGTGATCCGAAAGTTCACCTGGGAGAACGCCTCTCGCCTGTACCGCCACCCGGTGCCCGAGGAGGTACAGCGGAGTCCGGAGGCCTTCTGACCGATGACGGCGGCCAAGGTTGATTTCAGCTCGGTCCGTTGGGGCTCGGTGGAGTGGACCAACCTCGTCACGCTCTACCTGCGCGCCTACGAGAGCCGCACGCCGCACCCGATCCTGGGCGACCGCTCGGCCGCCGAGGCGGTGGATCGGATCGACTACGACTTCAACCGAATCCGGCGCAGCTCCCTGCCGTGGTCGAACCAGTACCTGGTCGCGTTGCGGGCCCGGCGGCTCGACGACTGGTGTGCGGACTTCCTGCGCCGGCACCCCGATGCCGTGGTGCTGCACCTCGGCTGTGGCCTGGACGGCCGCGCGTTTCGCCTCACGCTGCCCCCGTCGGTGCTCTGGTTCGACGTCGACCAGCCCGGGGTCATCGAACTGCGCCGACGCCTGTATGAGGACACCGAACGCTACCGAATGATCGGCTCGTCGGTGACCGAACCCGGGTGGCTCGACCAGATCCCCGCCGGATGCCCCACCCTCCTCGTCGCCGAGGGCCTGGTCATGTACCTGACGGAAAGTGAGGTCCGGCGGCTGCTCCAGCGGGTCACGGACCGATTCGGTTGTGGCGAAATGCAATTCGACACGCTCACGGCGCTGGCACCGCTGATGTCCAAGCTGTTCACGAGGGGCATCATCAAGTGGGGCATCCGCGACGCCCGCGAGATCCAGGCGTGGAACCCACGGCTGCGCCTGGTCGAGCAGACACCCACCCTGGCCGGCTACCGGCAAATCCCGAACGCCGCGGTGCGCTGGATCTACCGACTGATGTGGGTCACCCCGTCACGCTCCTACGACGTGCTCAACCGCTTCGAGTTCTGAACCGGCCCTCAGCGGCGGGTCAGCGAACTCAGGGCCGCCGACAGCGCGGCCACCGTGTCGGCATCGAGCGGCACCTCGGCCTCGGCGGCGGTGACCACGTCGACCGGCACCCCCGCCGCGTTGGCCAGTTCCTCGGCGGTCAGCTCGGCGCGATACCGGGCGGCGTACAGCCGCTGGCCCAGGGTCGCGCCGGGGGCGCGCGCCGCGCGCAGCATCAGGTCCTTGTAGCTGCGCCGAACGGCGCTGAGCACCAGGGCGACCTCGGGCGCGCCCTTGGCGCTGCGCGCGGCGCCCGCGGCGACGCCCTCGAGCTTGCGCAGGTCGGCGAGGATCCCGGCGGCCCGCTGACTGAAGGCCGGGTCTGAGGTGTCGGGCAACGACTCGATCGCCGTGGTGATCGTGGTCAGCGCGACCTCCACGGCCTCGGCGAGCAGGGGGGCCCGCACCGTATTGGTCATGACGACGGTGTCCTCGCCGTTGGTGTCGGCCTGTTCGCGGCGGATCCGGGCGATGGTGCCGTGCGGCCACTGCAACGCATCCTCGAGCCTGGCGAGCGTGGCCTTGCGGGGCCAGCGCCGGCCCTTCTCGAAGTCGATCAGCGCGCCGGCGTTCACGATTCCGCTGCGCGCCAGGTACCGCTGGGTGAGCTTGAGTTCCTCGCGCCGCGCGGCCACCGCGGCGCCGGCGCGGGCGATGCCGACATCGACGGTGTCGAGCGTGCGCTCGCTCTCCTCGTCGTCGGCGCCGGCGTCGGACCCGTGTTCGGCCGCCGTCGGGGCGGCGAACGAGAAGCCGACCGGGATGCCCCGGGGGTTGCCCAGATGAATCGTCATGTTGTCCCGAATCGGAATCATGGACTGCCGAACGCCGTCGACGAAGACACCGTTCCGGCTCTGGTCGACGGCGACCCAGCCGCTTGGCGTGCAGTCCAGCCGGACATGGGTACGGGAAATGCGGTCGTCGTTGATGCGCACCTGTGCCGGAAATTCGCGACCGATGGTGATCGGCGCGTCGCCGTCCTGGGCGGTGTAGGCCTGGTCGCCGACCCGAATGGTCAACGACGGCCGCCGGTAGGCGGGCGCCCCCGTGCCGCCCATGGTCACCATCGATCACACTCCCGCGTCGCCAGCCCGAACTGCACCCAAATGCACCGAAATGCTACGCAACGCTAGCATGGGCACCCCTGGTTTCCGTGGCACCGCGCTCCGCCTTGCGGCGGGCGCCCGAAACGGCCGATCTGCAACCAACGGCGCTGAGCTGGGCCGATGTGGCGTCACCGGTCGACCACCGCCGTCCTGGCCGCCGCCGCCCGCCACACTTCGGCCCCGCCGCGTTCCGTAGCACCGGCGGCGTCCCGTCCGGCAGGACTGCGACCTGGGCGTGGCGAGCGGGATGTTATGCGGGTGCAAAGCTTCTTCGCGTTTGCCTGCGGGACTCGCCCGCGCTCGCTAGCGTCGAGCAGAGCAGCCAGCAACGTGTTGGCGGGCGGACCGCGAGGGCCGCCGGAAACTGGAGGGGTTGACGTGAGGAAGACTATCGCCGCTGGTGCGCTGGCATTTTGCGGATTCCTGACCACGGGCGTGGGGATCAGCAACGCCGACGAGATTCAGGTCGAGGGCAACTATTCGACGGAGGCAGCTTGCGTGGTGGACGGCCCGCACGTCGAAGTCGACCACCCCGGGACCTGGACCCATTTCTCCTGCGTTCAGCACCCGGATGGCCTCTGGTACCTGTACCTCAGCAACTGATGCCGCGGCGGGCCGCCGCCGATCAGAGGTCGGCGGCGAGCCGGCGCAGGATGTCGGCCGCGGGTTCGGCCGTCGCGTGGCGGTACCCGGTGCCCGCCCACAGATGCACATACTCCGGCCTGCCCGCCGCCGCGGCGGCCTTGCGCAGGGGACTGGTCAGGTGGTGAATCGCGGGGTATCCGAGCGGCGCCTCTGACTCGTGCGCGTCGATGAACGCATTCCGCAGCCCGCGGGCCGGGCGGCCGGTGAACGAGTGGGTGATCACCGTCTCGGTGAACGCGGGATCGGCGAGGGCCGACCGGTGGGTGGCCGACGCGCCGCTCTCGTCGGCACGCAGCAGGACCGTCCCCACCACCGCGGCCGCGGCGCCGGCCCCGATGACCTCGGCCACCGCGCGGGGGGTGGCGAGTCCGCCGGCGGCCAGGATGGGCAGCGGCACCGCGGCGGCGACCCGCCTGACGAGGTCCACGATGGGCACCGGCGCCGGAAATTCCCACGACTTGCGCGGTGACAGCGTGCCCGAGTGTCCACCGGCCGCGG
This genomic window from Mycobacterium saskatchewanense contains:
- a CDS encoding FHA domain-containing protein, whose product is MVTMGGTGAPAYRRPSLTIRVGDQAYTAQDGDAPITIGREFPAQVRINDDRISRTHVRLDCTPSGWVAVDQSRNGVFVDGVRQSMIPIRDNMTIHLGNPRGIPVGFSFAAPTAAEHGSDAGADDEESERTLDTVDVGIARAGAAVAARREELKLTQRYLARSGIVNAGALIDFEKGRRWPRKATLARLEDALQWPHGTIARIRREQADTNGEDTVVMTNTVRAPLLAEAVEVALTTITTAIESLPDTSDPAFSQRAAGILADLRKLEGVAAGAARSAKGAPEVALVLSAVRRSYKDLMLRAARAPGATLGQRLYAARYRAELTAEELANAAGVPVDVVTAAEAEVPLDADTVAALSAALSSLTRR
- a CDS encoding amidohydrolase family protein gives rise to the protein MKSIDELAANLDFTTARTGADRSVTFLPDPPRAPRRYTVISVDDHIVEPPDTFTGRLPRRFADRAPKVVDTDIGGQTWVYDGRELPNVGFNAVVGRPVSEYGFEPVRFDEMRRGAWDIHERVKDMDLNGIYASLNFPSFLPGFAGQRLQQVTTDRDLALASVRAWNDWHLEVWAGSYPQRIIPCQLPWLLDPELGAAMIYENAERGFHAVTFSENPALLGLPSIHSGHWDPMMAACAETGTVVNLHIGSSGSSPSTTEDAPPDVQGVLFFAYAISAAVDWLYSGLPSRFPDLKICLSEGGIGWVAGLLDRLDHMLSYHEMYGTWRALGETLTPAEVFTRNFWFCAVEDKSSFVQRDRIGVDNIMLEADYPHCDSTWPHTQETIHQEIGDLPPDVIRKFTWENASRLYRHPVPEEVQRSPEAF
- a CDS encoding NAD(P)H-dependent flavin oxidoreductase, translating into MLAQFGMSVPLIAAPMSGGPTTPAMVSAATRAGAFGMLAAGYKSVEAVEAEIKSVRAEGIPFGINLFAPNPLPVGPDAYRTYAATIQKDADQFGLTLPTEPIEDTDKFDEKIALLLDDPVPMVSFTFGIPPRDVIAALQRTKSVVVQTVTNADEAALAHAAGVDMLAVQAAAAGGHSGTLSPRKSWEFPAPVPIVDLVRRVAAAVPLPILAAGGLATPRAVAEVIGAGAAAAVVGTVLLRADESGASATHRSALADPAFTETVITHSFTGRPARGLRNAFIDAHESEAPLGYPAIHHLTSPLRKAAAAAGRPEYVHLWAGTGYRHATAEPAADILRRLAADL
- a CDS encoding class I SAM-dependent methyltransferase — its product is MTAAKVDFSSVRWGSVEWTNLVTLYLRAYESRTPHPILGDRSAAEAVDRIDYDFNRIRRSSLPWSNQYLVALRARRLDDWCADFLRRHPDAVVLHLGCGLDGRAFRLTLPPSVLWFDVDQPGVIELRRRLYEDTERYRMIGSSVTEPGWLDQIPAGCPTLLVAEGLVMYLTESEVRRLLQRVTDRFGCGEMQFDTLTALAPLMSKLFTRGIIKWGIRDAREIQAWNPRLRLVEQTPTLAGYRQIPNAAVRWIYRLMWVTPSRSYDVLNRFEF